From a single Flavobacteriales bacterium genomic region:
- a CDS encoding class I SAM-dependent methyltransferase — protein MLRRENIGHDLDEVAATLRHREILLNKPFLYKLYTSWYRGFIHHIPEDVQGQCLEIGSGGGFLKDLYPDIITSDIQAIPGCDRMFAAEELPFEPGSLKAIFMLNALHHIPDTESFLTKAEQALAPGGILYMVEPAVTPFSKWVYTRFHHEPFDVHAQQWSFPATGPMSGANDALPWIIFTRDRDRFLKLFPHLVVERIRLHTPFRYLLSGGFSYKSLLPGWAFGPVSVGEACLRPLFAWLALFQVIVVRKKITDGRK, from the coding sequence ATCTTACGCCGGGAAAATATTGGGCACGACCTTGATGAAGTGGCTGCCACCCTGCGCCACCGGGAAATTCTGTTGAACAAACCGTTTCTGTATAAACTTTACACTTCATGGTACCGTGGTTTCATTCATCATATTCCCGAAGATGTGCAAGGGCAGTGCCTTGAAATTGGTTCGGGCGGAGGATTCCTGAAAGACCTGTACCCCGATATCATTACCTCCGATATCCAGGCCATACCCGGTTGTGACAGGATGTTTGCAGCGGAAGAACTTCCGTTTGAACCTGGCAGTCTGAAGGCCATCTTCATGCTCAATGCATTGCATCACATTCCGGATACCGAAAGTTTTCTTACAAAGGCCGAACAGGCGCTGGCCCCCGGAGGTATCCTGTACATGGTAGAGCCGGCGGTAACCCCTTTCAGCAAATGGGTGTATACGCGTTTTCATCATGAACCTTTCGATGTGCATGCACAGCAATGGTCGTTTCCTGCAACGGGCCCGATGTCGGGTGCCAATGATGCTTTGCCATGGATCATTTTTACACGGGACAGGGACAGGTTTCTGAAATTATTTCCGCATCTTGTTGTGGAACGGATTCGCCTGCATACCCCATTTCGTTACCTGCTCAGCGGCGGCTTCTCATACAAATCGCTGTTGCCGGGATGGGCCTTCGGGCCGGTGAGCGTGGGTGAAGCATGCCTCCGTCCTTTGTTTGCATGGCTGGCATTGTTCCAGGTGATCGTGGTCAGAAAGAAAATTACAGATGGACGCAAGTAA
- a CDS encoding tetratricopeptide repeat protein — protein sequence MVLLSAFGLILYGQTLSYGFVLDDYLFITGNIFTKQGFAGIPDIWTHDVFTGVYGESLNRYRPLSATMFAIEYQLFPMNPFVGHFVGLVLYVLTAWLIARIVRDFAPKGWEWISVAAALLFLAHPLHTEVVANIKSRDEILSLLFSLLALRQSFKPGKAALWLSGLCFFLAMTAKESAITFLAVIPAAHYFFQSGPNTRWYRSIPPMLVAAGLYMAMRLSFVGFADVASQESDVMFNPYLLATPGQHWASLFANTGRYLRMLVYPHPLAFDYSYNQIPYSEWSQAAPWLTLLVTGGLTWFALKHWKKRHWLSFCIFAFFATFSVASNFVINTGTPLADRFLYTPSVAFCLAVGWLLNRWSETKGSAASRNVVLALLLVAGTAKTVTRNPAWKSNLSLYETDSKTSSQSALVRMFYGLELMNRSDGGKDRAMMGQAIQELTAATQINPRFHHAWYNLGMAYQKAGMHEQAVQCFQNVLKLQPTHINTHYSIALSLGNGLGKPAEALPYLERLVYEFHSTESDHLCGLGILYAMMGKYDQAIRVLESGVQQHPNDANLNFNLAITYANSGQQEKAQPYFQKAFALDPSLQQKTVPPR from the coding sequence TTGGTCCTGCTTTCGGCATTCGGATTGATCCTATACGGCCAAACCCTTTCGTATGGTTTTGTATTGGACGACTACCTGTTCATTACCGGCAACATCTTCACCAAACAAGGTTTTGCAGGCATCCCCGATATCTGGACGCACGATGTATTCACAGGTGTTTACGGTGAGTCCCTGAACCGGTACAGGCCTTTGTCGGCCACCATGTTCGCCATTGAGTACCAGTTGTTCCCGATGAACCCTTTTGTGGGTCATTTCGTGGGCCTGGTCCTATACGTGCTCACCGCGTGGCTGATTGCACGGATCGTACGCGACTTTGCCCCCAAGGGCTGGGAATGGATATCGGTGGCGGCGGCATTGCTTTTTCTTGCCCATCCGCTGCATACGGAGGTGGTAGCCAACATCAAAAGCCGCGATGAGATCCTCTCGTTGCTGTTTTCCCTGCTGGCCCTCCGGCAATCATTCAAACCGGGTAAGGCTGCCCTATGGTTGAGTGGCCTCTGCTTTTTTCTGGCCATGACGGCAAAGGAAAGCGCCATCACTTTTCTGGCCGTAATCCCGGCAGCCCATTACTTTTTCCAATCGGGGCCCAATACCAGGTGGTACCGGTCCATACCACCCATGTTGGTGGCAGCCGGACTGTATATGGCCATGCGTCTTTCTTTCGTAGGCTTCGCCGATGTAGCTTCCCAGGAAAGTGACGTGATGTTCAACCCCTACCTGCTGGCCACCCCCGGACAACACTGGGCCAGCCTGTTCGCCAATACCGGTCGCTACCTGCGAATGCTGGTTTACCCACACCCGCTGGCTTTTGATTATTCATACAACCAAATACCTTACTCGGAATGGTCGCAGGCTGCTCCCTGGCTCACGCTGCTTGTAACGGGAGGGCTGACCTGGTTTGCATTGAAACACTGGAAAAAGCGTCACTGGTTGTCGTTTTGCATCTTCGCTTTCTTCGCCACTTTTTCTGTGGCATCCAACTTTGTGATCAACACCGGCACACCCTTGGCAGACCGTTTCCTGTACACGCCATCGGTGGCGTTCTGCCTGGCAGTTGGCTGGCTGCTGAACCGTTGGTCGGAAACCAAGGGAAGTGCGGCAAGCAGAAATGTGGTGCTGGCATTGCTCCTGGTTGCAGGCACGGCCAAAACCGTTACGCGTAATCCGGCCTGGAAAAGCAACCTCTCATTGTATGAGACCGATAGCAAAACATCATCACAAAGTGCCCTGGTCAGGATGTTTTACGGTTTGGAACTGATGAACCGATCTGACGGAGGAAAAGACCGGGCCATGATGGGGCAGGCGATACAGGAACTTACCGCCGCCACACAAATCAACCCGCGTTTTCATCATGCCTGGTACAACCTGGGGATGGCTTATCAGAAGGCGGGGATGCACGAGCAGGCCGTACAATGTTTCCAGAATGTGCTGAAGCTTCAGCCCACCCATATCAATACGCATTACAGCATCGCTCTGTCGCTTGGGAACGGATTGGGAAAACCAGCGGAAGCCCTGCCCTATCTGGAAAGGCTGGTGTATGAGTTTCACTCCACTGAGTCCGATCATCTCTGCGGGCTCGGTATCCTGTATGCGATGATGGGAAAATACGATCAGGCCATCCGGGTACTCGAGTCGGGTGTTCAGCAACACCCGAATGATGCCAACCTGAATTTCAACCTGGCAATCACGTATGCCAATTCGGGTCAGCAGGAAAAGGCTCAACCCTACTTCCAGAAAGCGTTTGCACTGGATCCTTCCCTGCAGCAAAAGACCGTTCCACCCCGGTAA
- a CDS encoding tetratricopeptide repeat protein gives MAPKQQGVSLPADRKPLITILAILALTWLAYQPSLKNSFVNWDDPKYLLENHLVWDLTGDNVKELFFGTELNGRSYVPLSQLSFAVENSFIKPDYRKLDLFPEYARPMHRTNLLLHLLNTLLVFIFIRMLTPGRLIPAAVCALFFGIHPMHVESVAWITERKDVLFTLFFLWSSIEWVKYLRGSPSPKRHYIFSLVLFVLGLLAKSAAVTLPVVLGLIVYWREGKITKKHVMLLVPYFVLAVLHGIVTVLAIDSVNSIAAPSSFTFLERVMFAGYGNIMYLVKLVVPFGLTNYYPYPNLVNGHLPVIFWVAPVFALAIFGLVLMTFRKSRVFVFGYLFFLANVALTLQFVPVGPNIMCERYTYVPYIGLFFIVGYLIDRLVQSDGKDNRMAAPLLVFLGAGAVIFSWITFQRSKVWENSEVLWTDVISKYQYDVPVAYKNRGNFYGKRKRFDQALADYNIFLQLKQDDAGIYVNRGNIHGMRQQHQEALNDFTKAIGIDPKNTDALINRAITYSMQHRYELALSDYNRALQLTPEKRLDVYQNRGFTYLQTGRFKEAIEDFSAVLKEIPGNDDAWFYRGVAYFNYGDPRNAQRDFSQCIAINPSNSGAIYNRALAYRRLGDNTHALEDAQRAKALGYDVPDALIQQLQSGQ, from the coding sequence ATGGCCCCAAAGCAGCAAGGTGTTTCCCTTCCCGCTGATCGAAAACCACTGATCACGATCCTCGCGATTCTAGCCCTTACCTGGCTGGCCTATCAGCCATCCCTGAAAAACAGCTTTGTGAATTGGGATGATCCCAAGTACCTGCTGGAAAATCACCTCGTTTGGGACCTGACGGGAGACAATGTGAAGGAATTGTTCTTCGGCACAGAATTGAACGGCCGCTCTTACGTGCCCTTGTCGCAGCTTTCCTTTGCCGTTGAAAATTCTTTTATCAAACCTGATTATCGAAAACTCGACCTGTTCCCGGAGTATGCACGACCCATGCACCGGACCAACCTATTGCTGCATTTACTGAATACCCTGCTGGTGTTCATATTCATCCGGATGCTGACACCCGGCAGGCTTATTCCCGCTGCGGTGTGCGCATTGTTCTTTGGCATTCATCCCATGCACGTGGAATCGGTGGCCTGGATCACGGAGCGAAAGGATGTGCTATTCACATTGTTTTTCCTCTGGTCTTCAATTGAGTGGGTCAAATACCTCCGGGGAAGTCCGTCACCCAAGCGTCACTATATCTTCTCGCTGGTATTGTTCGTACTCGGATTGCTGGCCAAGTCGGCTGCCGTTACCCTGCCGGTCGTGCTGGGGCTGATTGTGTATTGGCGTGAGGGCAAAATCACCAAAAAGCATGTGATGTTGCTGGTGCCGTATTTTGTGCTTGCCGTTCTGCACGGTATTGTAACCGTACTTGCCATAGATTCGGTGAATTCCATTGCAGCACCAAGTTCCTTCACTTTTCTGGAGCGGGTCATGTTTGCCGGTTATGGCAACATCATGTACCTGGTAAAGCTGGTTGTTCCTTTTGGCCTTACGAACTATTATCCGTATCCGAACCTGGTGAACGGACATCTGCCGGTTATTTTTTGGGTGGCTCCGGTGTTCGCGCTGGCGATATTCGGGCTGGTATTGATGACCTTCAGAAAAAGCCGTGTGTTTGTTTTCGGCTATTTGTTTTTCCTCGCCAACGTAGCCCTTACGCTCCAATTTGTACCGGTAGGCCCCAACATCATGTGTGAGCGGTACACGTATGTGCCCTACATCGGTTTGTTTTTTATTGTGGGCTATCTCATTGACCGGTTGGTACAGTCTGATGGGAAGGATAACCGGATGGCAGCCCCCTTGTTGGTGTTTCTTGGAGCCGGTGCGGTTATTTTCTCATGGATCACTTTTCAACGAAGCAAGGTTTGGGAAAACAGCGAGGTATTATGGACTGATGTGATCAGCAAGTATCAATACGATGTACCGGTGGCCTATAAAAACAGAGGCAATTTTTACGGGAAAAGAAAGAGGTTTGATCAGGCGTTGGCCGACTATAACATCTTCCTTCAGTTGAAACAGGATGATGCGGGTATTTATGTGAACCGGGGCAACATCCATGGCATGCGCCAGCAACACCAGGAGGCGCTGAACGATTTCACCAAGGCCATCGGCATTGATCCCAAAAACACCGATGCCCTTATCAACCGGGCCATCACTTACAGCATGCAGCATCGGTATGAACTGGCACTGAGCGATTACAACCGTGCATTGCAGCTGACCCCGGAAAAGCGACTTGATGTATACCAGAACCGTGGCTTCACCTATCTGCAGACCGGTCGGTTCAAGGAGGCCATTGAAGATTTCTCAGCTGTGTTGAAAGAGATTCCAGGGAATGATGATGCCTGGTTTTACAGGGGAGTGGCCTATTTTAACTATGGCGACCCCAGGAATGCCCAAAGGGATTTCTCCCAGTGCATCGCGATCAATCCCTCAAATTCAGGAGCGATTTACAACCGGGCATTGGCCTATCGCCGGTTGGGCGACAACACCCACGCACTGGAAGACGCTCAAAGGGCCAAAGCGCTCGGATATGACGTGCCGGATGCCCTTATTCAGCAGCTTCAATCGGGCCAGTGA
- a CDS encoding cold shock domain-containing protein, which yields MQSGTVKFYNTEKGFGFITQSDSGKDVFFHVSGLVDKVADGDPVTYEVVDGDRGKKAVNVRLNRQS from the coding sequence TTGCAAAGTGGCACCGTGAAATTCTACAACACGGAAAAAGGCTTCGGATTCATTACGCAATCCGATAGCGGCAAAGACGTTTTCTTCCACGTGAGCGGATTGGTAGACAAAGTGGCCGACGGTGATCCGGTTACTTACGAAGTGGTAGATGGAGATCGTGGCAAGAAGGCTGTTAATGTTCGCCTCAACCGCCAGTCCTAA
- a CDS encoding glycosyltransferase — protein MDASKETKTIYKHFEQFAPSYPKYRKRYRYYWRAVVNFFNYYIHPDHSVLEIGCGTGETLAALKGKSKTGIDFSPAMVRVAHETHPELDIRLMDAADIQLDRTYDVVVLSHVIGYLDNVQDVMESVRKVCHPRTRILVSYYNFFWEPVLELAEWFGLKRKSPRQNWLSEIDIRHILTLSGFESFRAHRGMLFPVNIPVLSWLLNKYMATFPLLKGLCLNKYICARPIPEPAPGWERAYTTTVVIPARNEEGNIAAALERLPEFGKSIEVIFVEGNSTDQTWQRIQEVVKTYDGPFTVRMAQQEGKGKGDAVRKGYGMATGDILMILDADLTVPPEELPKFYNAIASGKGDFINGSRLVYPMEKQAMRFLNLLGNKFFSKAFSWLLNNPVKDTLCGTKVLFRSDYEKLALNRSYFGEFDPFGDFDLLFGAHKMNLKIIDLPIRYRERTYGDTNISRFSHGLLLLRMCIYAAQKIKFRII, from the coding sequence ATGGACGCAAGTAAGGAAACCAAAACGATATACAAGCATTTCGAACAGTTTGCGCCTTCCTACCCCAAGTACCGGAAGCGATACAGGTACTATTGGCGTGCAGTGGTGAACTTTTTCAACTATTACATTCATCCCGATCACTCAGTGCTTGAAATCGGCTGTGGCACGGGCGAGACCCTGGCGGCCCTCAAAGGCAAATCAAAGACAGGCATTGATTTCAGTCCGGCCATGGTACGCGTAGCGCATGAGACCCACCCCGAACTGGACATCCGGCTGATGGATGCTGCCGATATACAGTTGGACCGTACCTACGATGTGGTGGTGCTGTCGCATGTGATCGGATACCTCGATAATGTGCAGGATGTGATGGAGTCCGTCAGAAAAGTATGTCACCCGCGCACCCGCATTCTTGTCTCCTACTACAACTTCTTCTGGGAGCCGGTACTGGAACTGGCGGAATGGTTCGGCCTGAAAAGAAAGAGTCCGCGGCAAAACTGGTTGTCTGAGATCGACATCCGCCACATCCTTACCCTCTCCGGATTCGAATCATTCCGTGCACACAGGGGGATGTTGTTTCCGGTGAATATTCCGGTTCTGTCCTGGTTGCTGAACAAATACATGGCCACCTTTCCGCTCCTGAAGGGACTCTGCCTGAACAAATACATTTGCGCACGTCCGATCCCCGAACCGGCACCAGGGTGGGAGCGTGCGTATACAACCACCGTGGTGATTCCGGCCCGAAACGAGGAGGGCAATATAGCCGCGGCCTTGGAAAGACTCCCCGAATTCGGGAAATCCATTGAGGTGATTTTTGTGGAAGGCAATAGTACGGACCAAACCTGGCAACGCATCCAGGAGGTGGTAAAGACCTATGATGGTCCATTCACGGTTCGCATGGCACAGCAGGAAGGGAAGGGCAAAGGGGATGCGGTAAGGAAAGGATACGGCATGGCCACGGGCGACATCCTGATGATCCTGGATGCCGATCTGACGGTGCCGCCGGAAGAGTTGCCGAAGTTCTACAACGCAATCGCTTCCGGTAAAGGTGATTTCATCAACGGATCAAGGTTGGTGTACCCGATGGAAAAGCAAGCCATGCGTTTTCTCAACCTGCTTGGAAACAAATTCTTTAGCAAAGCTTTTTCGTGGTTGTTGAACAACCCGGTGAAAGATACCCTGTGCGGTACCAAAGTGTTGTTCAGGTCGGATTATGAGAAACTGGCCCTGAACCGTTCCTATTTCGGAGAATTCGACCCGTTCGGTGATTTTGATCTGCTCTTCGGGGCCCACAAGATGAACCTCAAGATCATAGACCTTCCCATCCGTTACCGGGAACGCACGTACGGAGACACAAATATCTCACGCTTTTCGCACGGACTTCTCCTGCTACGCATGTGTATATACGCAGCGCAAAAAATAAAATTCAGGATTATCTGA
- a CDS encoding glycosyltransferase family 2 protein, protein MLEGKKIVVVMPAYNAGQTLEQTYREIPLDVVDDVVLVDDASHDNTLDVANRLGIRHVIRHPRNRGYGGNQKTCYEMALGLGADIVIMIHPDYQYTPKLLLAMASIIANDVYPVVLGSRILGKGALKGGMPVYKYLANRFLTFVQNLLTGEKLSEYHTGYRAFRRDVLEHIAYEKNSDDFVFDNQMLSQIIMAGYEIAEVTCPTKYFAEASSINFIRSAKYGMGVLSTSLVHFLHRAGIIRSHLYPVKKS, encoded by the coding sequence TTGCTCGAAGGAAAAAAAATAGTGGTGGTGATGCCGGCTTACAACGCCGGGCAAACACTCGAACAAACCTATCGCGAGATTCCACTGGATGTGGTGGATGATGTGGTGCTGGTGGATGATGCCAGTCATGACAACACCCTTGATGTTGCCAACCGCCTCGGCATCCGGCACGTGATCCGCCATCCGCGCAACCGGGGGTATGGCGGGAACCAGAAAACCTGCTATGAGATGGCACTCGGCCTGGGAGCCGATATTGTTATCATGATTCACCCTGATTACCAGTATACCCCCAAGCTGCTGCTGGCCATGGCTTCCATCATTGCCAACGACGTGTACCCGGTGGTGCTGGGTAGCCGCATCCTTGGCAAAGGAGCGCTCAAAGGGGGCATGCCGGTGTACAAGTACCTGGCCAACCGGTTCCTGACTTTCGTTCAGAACTTGCTGACCGGTGAAAAGTTATCCGAGTATCATACGGGGTATCGTGCTTTCCGGCGGGATGTGCTTGAACACATTGCATATGAAAAGAATTCGGATGATTTTGTGTTCGATAACCAGATGCTGTCACAGATCATCATGGCGGGTTATGAGATTGCGGAAGTTACCTGTCCGACCAAATATTTTGCGGAAGCTTCTTCCATCAATTTCATTCGGAGTGCCAAATACGGCATGGGTGTGCTGTCAACCTCCCTTGTGCACTTCCTGCATCGGGCCGGTATCATCCGCAGCCACCTGTATCCCGTTAAAAAATCCTGA
- a CDS encoding endonuclease/exonuclease/phosphatase family protein: MTKRRRKISAFLRALFLITQILLGLGLMIAVFSPRISPQTFWPTAFLGLGYPLLLAGNTVLLVFWGFKKDRMFIYTLIVLIIGCSQLRQFFQWNNPTPDEGLKSEGIRILTYNVRLFDYYNWTHRKETKEKMMKFLQKEQADIVCLQEFFSQDTALHIRESDIRRVLGKARYSHIEYTAYVRKHKQHFGIATYSSYPVIRRGKVPFEDNGNNICIYTDVVIHGDTVRIYNMHLQSLHFGAEDYHFLENPGDGDQGQTLKDSRRIAGKLKNAFQKRAHQADLIRAHMDQCPYLKIICGDFNDSPISYAYHTIADGLTDDFHAFGKGWGKTYVGLYPAFRIDYILHSPEFTPVSYEIGTENLSDHYPVMSVVLPPSLAKTN; encoded by the coding sequence AGTCCGCAAACATTCTGGCCCACCGCATTCCTGGGATTGGGGTACCCCCTGCTGCTGGCAGGCAATACTGTGCTGCTGGTCTTCTGGGGATTCAAAAAAGACCGGATGTTCATCTATACGCTGATTGTCCTGATCATCGGATGCTCGCAGCTGCGCCAATTCTTCCAATGGAACAACCCCACTCCCGATGAAGGATTGAAATCAGAAGGTATCCGTATCCTCACCTACAACGTACGTTTGTTCGATTATTACAACTGGACCCACCGGAAGGAAACCAAGGAAAAAATGATGAAGTTCCTGCAGAAGGAGCAGGCAGACATCGTTTGCCTGCAAGAGTTCTTCAGCCAGGATACCGCCTTACACATCCGGGAATCGGACATCCGGAGAGTACTGGGGAAAGCCCGCTACTCCCACATTGAGTACACGGCATATGTCCGCAAACACAAACAACATTTCGGCATCGCCACCTACAGCAGTTATCCGGTGATTCGCCGGGGTAAGGTACCGTTCGAAGACAACGGCAACAACATTTGTATCTATACCGATGTGGTGATCCATGGAGACACCGTGCGCATCTACAACATGCACCTGCAGTCGTTGCACTTCGGTGCCGAAGACTATCACTTCTTGGAAAACCCGGGAGACGGCGACCAGGGACAAACGCTCAAGGACTCACGCCGCATTGCCGGCAAGCTGAAAAACGCTTTCCAGAAAAGGGCCCATCAAGCCGACCTCATTCGCGCACATATGGATCAGTGCCCTTACCTGAAAATCATTTGTGGTGATTTCAACGACTCCCCTATCTCATACGCCTACCACACCATCGCCGACGGTCTTACGGATGATTTCCATGCCTTCGGGAAAGGATGGGGTAAAACGTACGTGGGCCTCTATCCCGCCTTCCGGATCGATTACATCCTGCACAGTCCGGAATTCACCCCGGTCTCGTATGAAATCGGAACCGAAAACCTGTCGGATCACTACCCTGTCATGTCGGTGGTGTTGCCACCTTCCCTTGCAAAAACCAACTGA
- a CDS encoding class I SAM-dependent methyltransferase: MTANCPYCHLHNSRLAYRTTDTAGDTFDVQECNLCGTFFLSPAPSKDQLEAAYDDTYYGEREDKFNPLVERVLDGFRKKRARLVAHLLKGHGRVLDIGCGNGRFLATLNGLGDFEIHGIEMPGKAAKRAMAVPGLNLKTGVLEPGDFPPASLDAMTLFHVVEHLPNPSEVLDMMTGMLKPGGIAVVSFPNIASRQARWFKGKWLHLDPPRHLWLMPPDGFVQVMRERGFRLIGRTDFSIEYNPFGYQQSLLNAIQSKREALYEFMKDNRRYLEGYPRFWLQVQKWFYLATFPLFILMDAWDALFRKSGTVQLVFAREGGNTTDMTG; the protein is encoded by the coding sequence ATGACCGCCAATTGTCCATATTGTCATCTGCACAACAGCAGGCTCGCATACCGCACCACCGATACCGCGGGAGATACATTTGACGTGCAGGAGTGCAACCTGTGCGGTACTTTTTTTCTTTCGCCTGCGCCTTCAAAGGATCAGTTGGAAGCGGCCTATGATGACACATACTACGGCGAGCGGGAGGATAAATTCAACCCGCTGGTGGAACGGGTGCTCGATGGTTTCCGAAAGAAACGTGCCCGGCTGGTGGCGCATCTGTTGAAAGGGCATGGCCGTGTGCTGGACATCGGGTGTGGGAACGGACGTTTCCTGGCCACATTAAATGGGTTGGGTGATTTTGAGATCCATGGTATTGAAATGCCGGGTAAAGCAGCAAAGCGGGCAATGGCTGTTCCGGGCCTGAACCTGAAAACAGGTGTGCTTGAACCGGGTGATTTCCCGCCGGCCAGCCTGGATGCCATGACCCTGTTTCATGTGGTGGAGCACCTGCCGAATCCTTCGGAGGTATTGGATATGATGACCGGCATGTTGAAGCCGGGAGGTATTGCGGTGGTTTCATTCCCCAACATCGCCAGCCGCCAGGCGCGATGGTTCAAGGGTAAGTGGTTGCACCTCGACCCGCCCAGGCATTTGTGGCTGATGCCACCCGACGGGTTTGTTCAGGTGATGCGGGAACGTGGATTCAGGCTGATCGGGCGCACTGATTTTTCCATCGAATACAATCCGTTCGGCTACCAGCAAAGTCTGTTGAATGCGATTCAGTCGAAACGGGAAGCCTTGTATGAATTCATGAAAGACAACCGGCGCTATCTCGAAGGGTATCCGAGGTTTTGGTTGCAGGTGCAAAAGTGGTTTTACCTGGCTACATTTCCACTGTTCATTCTGATGGATGCGTGGGATGCCCTGTTCCGGAAGTCGGGAACCGTTCAGTTGGTTTTTGCAAGGGAAGGTGGCAACACCACCGACATGACAGGGTAG